Proteins co-encoded in one Camelus bactrianus isolate YW-2024 breed Bactrian camel chromosome 6, ASM4877302v1, whole genome shotgun sequence genomic window:
- the SERPINA10 gene encoding protein Z-dependent protease inhibitor, translated as MKAVLSLLLPCLLAQVWLVPSSTPGPRLLEAQTGQETLPTPRAQRESSEGAWAPGEEEEYSQLTAGGQKLSRETSNLGFSLLRKIATRHDGNVVFSPLGLSQAMVALTLGAGDQSRAQLESGLSLGAPNQTQAADLPALFKQLRESLSRNPELGLAQGSFAFIHEDFDVKETFLNISKRYFDIECVTLNFRNVSQAKGLLNHYINKETRGKIPKLFDDINPDTKLILVDYILLKGKWLTPFDPVLTEMETFYLDKYKVIKVPMMYRAGKFASTFDKDFRCHILKLPYRGNATMLVVLMERMGDHLALEDYLTTDLVDTWLRKMKTRRMEVFLPKFKLDQKYEMHELLKQMGISRVFSPWADLSGLSVTARNLKVSKVLQRATIEVDEEGTEAVAGTLAEITAYSMPPIIKVDRPFHFMIYEETSRMLLFLGRVVNPTLL; from the exons ATGAAGGCGGTACTGAGCCTCCTGCTGCCCTGCCTCCTGGCCCAGGTGTGGCTGGTGCCCAGCTCCACCCCTGGTCCCCGCCTACTGGAGGCCCAGACGGGGCAGGAGACTCTGCCGACCCCCAGGGCCCAGAGGGAGAGCAGCGAGGGAGCGTGGGctccaggggaggaggaggagtacTCCCAGCTGACGGCTGGGGGTCAGAAGCTCTCCAGGGAGACCTCCAACCTGGGGTTCAGCCTGCTGCGCAAGATCGCCACCAGGCACGATGGCAACGTGGTCTTCTCCCCGCTCGGCCTGTCCCAGGCCATGGTGGCCTTgaccctgggggctggggaccaGAGCAGAGCCCAGCTGGAGAGCGGGCTCAGCCTGGGGGCCCCAAACCAGACCCAGGCCGCAGACCTGCCCGCCCTCTTTAAGCAGCTTCGAGAGAGCCTCTCCCGCAACCCGGAGCTGGGCCTGGCCCAGGGGAGTTTTGCCTTCATCCATGAGGACTTTGACGTCAAAGAGACCTTCCTCAATATCTCCAAGAGGTATTTCGATATAGAGTGTGTGACTCTGAATTTTCGCAATGTCTCCCAGGCCAAAGGGCTCCTGAATCATTACATTAACAAAGAGACTCGGGGGAAAATTCCCAAACTCTTTGATGACATTAATCCCGACACCAAATTAATTCTTGTGGATTACATCTTGCTCAAAG GGAAATGGCTGACCCCTTTTGACCCTGTTCTCACCGAGATGGAAACTTTCTACCTGGACAAGTACAAGGTCATCAAGGTGCCCATGATGTACAGGGCTGGCAAGTTTGCCTCCACTTTTGATAAGGATTTTCGCTGCCACATCCTCAAACTGCCCTACCGAGGAAATGCCACCATGCTGGTGGTCCTCATGGAGAGGATGGGTGACCACCTCGCCCTTGAAGACTACCTGACCACGGACCTGGTGGACACGTGGCTCAGAAAGATGAAAACCAG AAGAATGGAAGTTTTCCTTCCCAAGTTCAAGTTAGATCAGAAGTATGAGATGCATGAACTGCTGAAGCAGATGGGAATCAGCAGAGTCTTCTCACCCTGGGCTGATCTGAGCGGACTCTCAGTTACCGCGAGAAATCTTAAAGTATCCAAG GTTTTACAAAGAGCGACGATTGAGGTGGATGAAGAAGGGACGGAGGCAGTGGCGGGGACCCTGGCAGAAATCACTGCCTATTCCATGCCTCCCATCATCAAGGTGGACCGGCCATTTCACTTCATGATCTACGAAGAAACCTCCAGAATGCTGTTATTTCTGGGCAGGGTGGTGAATCCAACTCTGCTGTGA